A window of Carassius carassius chromosome 44, fCarCar2.1, whole genome shotgun sequence contains these coding sequences:
- the LOC132126264 gene encoding myelin and lymphocyte protein-like yields the protein MATNTGQMGYLPRGGAIFCTIPDILYLPELVCGGLVLSLVASTLLLPYNPQAYVISVTIFCFVMTFLWLLIFACGSHHNRSSWASADVAYHAFAALLYLSASVLLAIITLRLEISSGRDALIYKLDVAAVVFSFFTTLLYVVHTVFSAIRWKSF from the exons ATGGCGACCAATACAGGACAAATGGGCTACCTTCCCCGTGGAGGGGCAATATTCTGCACCATTCCCGACATCCTCTACCTTCCAGAGCTT GTCTGTGGTGGTCTCGTACTGAGCCTGGTAGCATCTACGTTACTCTTACCTTACAACCCCCAGGCATACGTCATCTCTGTGACAATTTTCTGTTTCGTCATGACATTCCTCTGGTTGCTGATCTTTGCCTGTGGGTCTCATCATAACAGAAGCTCTTGGGCAAGTGCG GATGTAGCATACCATGCGTTTGCAGCACTCCTCTATCTCAGTGCCTCCGTGCTTCTGGCTATCATAACCCTCAGACTGGAAATATCATCTGGCAGAGATGCACTTATTTACAAGCTGGATGTAGCTGCTGTG GTGTTTTCCTTTTTCACCACTTTACTGTATGTCGTCCACACAGTTTTCTCAGCCATCAGATGGAAATCCTTCTAA